The following are encoded in a window of Kaistia algarum genomic DNA:
- a CDS encoding ABC transporter substrate-binding protein: MTEKKLPFVANTASLAMPALNRRSLLKAGGGLLAGVFVAPGAMSLGAKRAYAADAFVHQLGWIKSIQFGGHFAAIDQGYFAAEGIDAEFLAGGPGTDGTAVVVSGQAMTSDSDVEGVIRTRISGVPVKAFAAIMQKAPGAIMSLASKPIKTLADFPGKTIALPNATRPQMDVLMKAAGLDPSSVNYVPVGTDPGMLAAGQVDGYYGWATNQGVMLKTRGVDIEVAYMNDLGLPGYAGVLYATDESIDTKADLITRWLKAEIKGWQWFLDNPDAMAKLMVDKYGQRGLDLKAQTVEAGVYKDFIPVGDAATHGLLWIEPSVFQQGIEFSIKAGDLKEGQVKVEDVVTQKLIAAAHGK, translated from the coding sequence ATGACCGAAAAGAAACTGCCCTTTGTCGCGAACACTGCCTCGCTTGCCATGCCCGCGCTCAACCGCCGTTCGCTTCTGAAGGCCGGCGGCGGCCTGCTGGCTGGCGTCTTCGTCGCGCCCGGCGCCATGTCGCTCGGGGCCAAGAGGGCCTATGCGGCCGACGCCTTCGTGCATCAGCTTGGCTGGATCAAGTCGATCCAGTTCGGCGGCCATTTCGCCGCGATCGACCAGGGCTATTTCGCCGCCGAAGGCATCGACGCCGAATTCCTCGCCGGCGGCCCCGGCACGGACGGCACGGCCGTCGTCGTGAGCGGCCAGGCGATGACCTCCGACAGCGACGTCGAGGGCGTAATCCGCACCCGCATCAGCGGCGTGCCGGTCAAGGCCTTCGCCGCGATCATGCAGAAGGCGCCGGGCGCGATCATGTCGCTCGCCTCCAAGCCGATCAAGACTCTGGCCGATTTCCCCGGCAAGACGATCGCCCTGCCGAATGCCACGCGTCCGCAGATGGACGTGCTGATGAAGGCGGCCGGTCTCGACCCGTCCTCGGTCAACTATGTGCCCGTCGGCACGGATCCGGGCATGCTCGCGGCCGGCCAGGTCGACGGCTATTATGGCTGGGCCACCAACCAGGGCGTGATGCTGAAGACGCGCGGCGTCGACATCGAGGTCGCCTATATGAACGACCTCGGCCTGCCGGGCTATGCCGGCGTGCTCTACGCTACCGACGAGTCGATCGACACCAAGGCCGATCTGATCACTCGCTGGCTCAAGGCCGAGATCAAGGGCTGGCAGTGGTTCCTCGACAATCCCGACGCCATGGCCAAGCTCATGGTCGACAAATATGGCCAGCGCGGCCTCGATCTGAAGGCACAGACGGTGGAAGCCGGCGTCTACAAGGACTTCATCCCGGTCGGCGACGCGGCGACGCATGGCCTCCTGTGGATCGAGCCCTCCGTGTTCCAGCAGGGCATCGAGTTCTCGATCAAGGCCGGCGATCTGAAGGAAGGCCAGGTCAAGGTCGAGGACGTGGTCACGCAGAAGCTGATCGCCGCCGCCCACGGGAAGTGA
- a CDS encoding ABC transporter ATP-binding protein, whose protein sequence is MTAIVLDHVTKDFEIDRKSVRAIDDISLTFPSGSFSALIGPSGCGKSTLLRLVADILAPTSGAITIGGKPPGEARLKHEIGFVFQDASLLPWRSVLDNISLPLEIAGGPIGDGPRPENLIRLVGLSGFENAKPAQLSGGMQQRVSIARALTLRPKVLLLDEPFGALDEITRQRMNMELLRIWEETGTTAILVTHTIGEAVFMADQVHVLAAHPGRLVTTIDVDLPRPRHLAMLQTSAFNRLENAVRAALFGDELRDAPEAADV, encoded by the coding sequence ATGACCGCCATCGTCCTCGACCATGTCACCAAGGATTTCGAGATCGACCGCAAGTCGGTCCGGGCGATCGACGACATTTCGCTGACTTTTCCCTCGGGCAGCTTCTCGGCTCTGATCGGGCCGTCGGGCTGCGGCAAGTCCACGCTGCTGCGGCTCGTCGCCGACATATTGGCGCCGACGAGCGGCGCGATCACGATCGGTGGCAAGCCGCCCGGCGAGGCGCGTCTGAAGCATGAGATCGGCTTCGTCTTCCAGGATGCGAGCCTGCTGCCCTGGCGCAGCGTGCTCGATAACATTTCCCTGCCGCTGGAGATCGCCGGCGGACCGATCGGCGATGGGCCACGCCCGGAGAATCTGATCCGCCTCGTCGGCCTCTCCGGCTTTGAAAATGCCAAGCCGGCTCAGCTTTCCGGCGGCATGCAGCAGCGCGTCTCGATCGCCCGCGCCTTGACGCTGCGGCCCAAGGTGCTGCTGCTCGACGAACCCTTCGGCGCGCTCGACGAGATCACGCGCCAGCGTATGAATATGGAGCTCCTGCGCATCTGGGAGGAGACCGGCACGACGGCGATCCTCGTCACGCACACGATCGGCGAGGCCGTGTTCATGGCCGATCAGGTTCACGTGCTCGCCGCCCATCCCGGCCGTCTGGTAACGACCATCGATGTCGATCTGCCGCGCCCGCGCCATCTCGCCATGCTGCAGACGTCTGCCTTCAACCGGCTCGAAAATGCGGTGCGCGCAGCACTGTTCGGCGATGAATTGAGGGACGCGCCAGAGGCCGCCGATGTCTGA
- a CDS encoding ABC transporter permease, whose translation MSEGAALTGSTRPGRSVSAIAAPAAIIVGLILVWQIVKMAGFLPITVPAPSEIAEAFTRSWSDLFYHMVPTVLSAALGFLLATAIALTLGAIAVSWRRSETTILKLAIVVDSIPLIALTPILMVWVGNGLASRIVIATIAALFPLIVGVVQGFKAIDRNVAELFHILAASRWQRLWKLSFPSALPYLFSALKIAAPLSVLGALIAEWVSADRGLGIMMTYALFSFDVPLAWLTIVAVCLVATTAYGLVALAERIVIGGRQAPIGGGAAHG comes from the coding sequence ATGTCTGAGGGCGCGGCGCTGACCGGCAGCACACGGCCGGGCCGCAGCGTCTCGGCGATCGCGGCGCCGGCGGCGATCATCGTCGGGCTCATTCTGGTCTGGCAGATCGTCAAGATGGCCGGCTTCCTGCCGATCACCGTGCCGGCGCCGTCCGAGATCGCCGAGGCGTTCACGCGCTCCTGGTCCGACCTCTTCTACCACATGGTGCCAACTGTGCTCTCGGCGGCGCTCGGCTTCTTGCTCGCTACGGCGATCGCGCTGACGCTCGGCGCCATCGCGGTTTCGTGGCGGCGATCCGAGACGACGATCCTGAAGCTCGCCATCGTCGTCGATTCGATACCGCTGATCGCGCTCACGCCGATCCTGATGGTCTGGGTCGGCAACGGCCTTGCTTCGCGCATCGTCATCGCGACGATCGCGGCGCTGTTTCCGCTTATCGTCGGGGTCGTGCAGGGCTTCAAGGCAATCGATCGCAATGTCGCCGAATTGTTTCACATCCTCGCCGCCTCCCGCTGGCAGCGACTCTGGAAGCTCTCCTTCCCTTCCGCCCTTCCCTATCTTTTTTCGGCGTTGAAGATCGCGGCGCCGCTCTCGGTGCTCGGCGCGCTGATCGCCGAATGGGTCAGCGCCGATCGCGGCCTTGGCATCATGATGACCTATGCTCTGTTCTCCTTCGACGTGCCGCTCGCCTGGCTGACCATCGTCGCCGTCTGCCTCGTCGCCACGACCGCCTATGGGCTGGTCGCGCTGGCCGAGCGGATCGTCATCGGAGGCAGGCAGGCTCCGATCGGCGGAGGGGCGGCCCATGGCTGA
- a CDS encoding ABC transporter permease, whose translation MAEIALAEARPAARAFRSALGPLLFAAILIGLWKLAVMAFSVPPYIMPPPEAALSAFEANAGKIGLAVFFTLRNAAAGLAVAFVIAIGLAALFVASDKATHAVLPIVIGLRTAPVLAIAPILIMVFGRGIGTAIAVVVIVSFFPIMVNAMKGFSSTRKNALELMHVLGASASKTFLKVRFPFALPFIFAGLRSAATSAILSAMLAEWLSGAPGLGTLILDAASYRKNDLLWAAVVVSMLLAFLIFSATTAVEKRFTAWRN comes from the coding sequence ATGGCTGAGATCGCGCTCGCCGAGGCCCGGCCCGCCGCCCGCGCCTTCCGTTCGGCGCTCGGTCCCCTCCTGTTCGCCGCGATATTGATCGGCCTCTGGAAGCTTGCGGTGATGGCGTTTTCCGTGCCGCCCTACATCATGCCGCCACCCGAGGCAGCGCTATCCGCCTTCGAGGCCAATGCCGGCAAGATCGGCCTTGCCGTCTTCTTCACGCTGCGGAACGCCGCCGCCGGCCTCGCCGTCGCCTTCGTCATCGCCATCGGCCTCGCCGCGCTCTTCGTTGCCTCGGACAAGGCGACCCATGCCGTGCTGCCGATCGTCATCGGCCTCCGCACCGCGCCGGTGCTCGCCATCGCGCCGATCCTGATCATGGTGTTCGGGCGCGGCATCGGCACGGCGATCGCGGTCGTCGTCATCGTCTCGTTCTTCCCGATCATGGTGAACGCCATGAAGGGCTTCTCCTCGACGCGGAAGAATGCGCTGGAACTGATGCATGTGCTGGGTGCCAGCGCTTCCAAGACCTTCCTCAAGGTGCGCTTCCCCTTTGCCCTGCCCTTCATCTTCGCCGGGCTCCGCAGCGCGGCGACCAGCGCCATTCTCTCGGCCATGCTCGCCGAATGGCTCTCCGGCGCGCCGGGGCTTGGCACGCTGATCCTCGATGCCGCGTCCTATCGCAAGAACGACCTGCTCTGGGCCGCCGTGGTGGTCTCGATGCTGCTCGCCTTTCTCATCTTCTCGGCGACCACGGCCGTCGAGAAGCGCTTCACCGCTTGGCGCAACTAG
- a CDS encoding SDR family NAD(P)-dependent oxidoreductase: MSLPLEGRAILVTGPAKGMGGAITRAIAAAGGDLVLIGRDMAPIEAIAGEIRELGRQALALRTDVTNEADVLAAVAEASKTFGPSLYGAVNVAGVTGPTGKKLWEHTTADFRELFDVNVLGTFLVMKAMLPELIARKMGAIVNIGGTFGFKGVRNASLYGATKWTLRGLTKSAALEAGAAGVRVNMVSPGGVEGPRLTRQLGEEAALEGISYEERVARFAATSALGRMSTAEDIAGAVLFLLSDAARNITGQDMLVDGGTIV; encoded by the coding sequence ATGTCCCTGCCGCTTGAAGGCCGCGCCATCCTCGTCACCGGCCCAGCCAAGGGCATGGGCGGAGCGATCACCCGCGCCATCGCGGCGGCCGGTGGCGATCTCGTGCTGATCGGCCGCGACATGGCGCCGATCGAGGCGATCGCTGGGGAAATCCGCGAGCTCGGGCGGCAGGCGCTGGCCCTGCGCACCGACGTTACGAACGAAGCCGACGTGCTGGCCGCCGTAGCCGAAGCCTCGAAAACATTCGGACCAAGTCTCTACGGCGCGGTCAATGTCGCCGGGGTCACCGGGCCGACCGGCAAGAAGCTCTGGGAGCACACGACCGCGGATTTCCGCGAGCTCTTCGACGTCAATGTGCTCGGCACCTTCCTCGTCATGAAGGCGATGCTGCCGGAACTGATCGCGCGTAAAATGGGCGCGATCGTCAATATCGGCGGCACTTTCGGCTTCAAGGGCGTGCGCAACGCCTCGCTCTACGGCGCCACCAAATGGACGCTGCGCGGCCTCACCAAATCGGCGGCGCTGGAGGCTGGAGCCGCAGGCGTGCGCGTCAACATGGTCTCGCCCGGCGGCGTCGAGGGTCCGCGCCTGACGCGCCAGCTCGGCGAGGAAGCGGCGCTGGAAGGTATTTCCTACGAGGAGCGGGTCGCGCGCTTCGCCGCGACATCGGCGCTCGGCCGCATGAGCACCGCGGAGGACATAGCGGGCGCAGTCCTGTTCCTACTCTCCGATGCGGCCCGCAACATCACCGGCCAGGACATGCTGGTCGATGGCGGCACGATCGTATGA
- a CDS encoding amidohydrolase family protein, with amino-acid sequence MARYDGPVVDAHHHLWSDAPAKYPWLAAEPALACPFMADDYFAAAAPNDVVATVWIEACASDPLAEAKAAAALHAAEPRLATAIIAHAPLDASDLPERLDRLQDAAQTLRGIRDIVAVRPGHSSFARHPDLLQRPAFAAGLRELARRGLSFDLMLEPWQMDGALALAAAIPDLPFIIEHAGSPDFSTTEGTALWRDAMRRASALPNIAVKISALHCRMPGWTNAALAEPILSLVEWFGVDRLTFASDFPVHDRTVPFADAYQTFRAAVADLSADGQRALFHQTARNLYRL; translated from the coding sequence ATGGCGCGCTATGACGGCCCGGTCGTCGATGCGCACCATCATTTGTGGAGTGATGCGCCGGCAAAATATCCATGGCTTGCTGCCGAACCGGCCCTGGCGTGCCCCTTCATGGCGGATGACTATTTCGCAGCCGCCGCCCCGAACGATGTGGTCGCGACCGTCTGGATCGAGGCCTGCGCGAGCGATCCTTTGGCCGAGGCGAAGGCCGCGGCCGCGCTGCATGCCGCCGAACCCCGGCTGGCGACAGCGATCATCGCCCATGCACCGCTCGACGCATCCGACCTCCCGGAACGTCTGGACCGCCTCCAGGACGCCGCACAGACCTTGCGCGGCATCCGCGATATCGTTGCTGTGCGTCCGGGCCATTCGAGCTTCGCGCGCCACCCCGACCTGCTGCAACGCCCGGCCTTCGCCGCCGGTTTGCGTGAACTGGCGCGCCGCGGTCTTTCGTTCGACCTGATGCTGGAGCCCTGGCAGATGGACGGGGCGCTGGCGCTTGCCGCTGCCATTCCGGATCTTCCATTCATCATCGAGCACGCCGGAAGCCCGGATTTCTCGACAACGGAAGGAACGGCGCTCTGGCGAGATGCCATGCGCCGCGCGTCGGCCCTGCCCAATATCGCGGTGAAGATCTCGGCCCTACATTGCCGGATGCCCGGCTGGACGAACGCGGCGCTGGCGGAGCCGATCCTGTCGCTTGTGGAATGGTTCGGTGTCGACAGGCTGACCTTCGCCAGCGACTTTCCGGTCCACGACCGGACCGTGCCCTTCGCAGACGCTTATCAGACGTTTCGCGCAGCGGTTGCCGATCTCTCTGCGGATGGGCAGCGAGCGCTCTTCCACCAGACTGCACGGAACCTGTATCGACTGTAG
- a CDS encoding Gfo/Idh/MocA family protein, translating to MSARLRIGLIGAGAIGAFHARILAESADAELAAICDVDVTRGRDLAARFGGAAFSDAAAMFADLPLDGVIIASPETVHAEHARLAAAAGVPMLIEKPLAPDLAGIAEIRATAKAAGVPVMAGHVERFEIGAAQLKAAVAEGICGRVVTIAARRQFVAADTPRFKGLSTTLRILGVHDFDLVAWIHPVPVVEIYAAAGRGRIFEETGLDDHVMTTIRFADGAIGLVESGWTLPASYGVFATPASWSPAGNNRLDVFGSAGMVSNDMSLRGQQLIAIDEAAGFRAAGLRHQPVLNGRVTGALAEEVAAFLRLIRDGGEPIVGLDDAERAVRLTVAAEASLASGLPVRLDG from the coding sequence ATGAGCGCGCGCCTGCGGATCGGGCTGATCGGGGCGGGCGCGATCGGCGCCTTCCACGCGCGCATTCTCGCGGAAAGTGCCGACGCGGAACTCGCCGCCATTTGCGATGTCGATGTCACGCGGGGCCGGGATCTGGCGGCCCGCTTCGGCGGCGCCGCGTTTTCCGATGCCGCCGCCATGTTCGCCGATCTGCCGCTCGACGGCGTGATCATCGCCAGTCCCGAGACCGTCCATGCGGAGCATGCGCGACTCGCCGCCGCTGCCGGCGTGCCGATGCTCATCGAGAAGCCGCTCGCGCCCGATCTCGCCGGTATCGCCGAAATCCGCGCGACGGCGAAGGCCGCCGGTGTCCCGGTCATGGCCGGCCATGTCGAACGCTTCGAGATCGGCGCGGCACAGTTGAAGGCGGCGGTGGCGGAGGGCATCTGCGGGCGCGTCGTGACGATCGCGGCGCGGCGGCAGTTCGTCGCCGCCGATACGCCGCGCTTCAAGGGGCTTTCCACCACGCTGCGCATCCTCGGCGTGCATGATTTCGACCTCGTCGCCTGGATCCATCCCGTGCCGGTCGTTGAGATCTATGCGGCGGCGGGACGAGGCCGAATCTTCGAGGAGACCGGCCTCGACGATCATGTGATGACGACGATCCGTTTCGCCGACGGCGCGATCGGCCTCGTCGAGAGCGGCTGGACGCTGCCGGCTTCCTATGGCGTCTTCGCGACGCCGGCTTCCTGGTCGCCCGCCGGCAACAATAGGCTCGACGTGTTCGGCTCGGCCGGCATGGTTTCCAACGATATGAGCCTGCGCGGCCAGCAGCTCATCGCCATCGACGAGGCTGCAGGGTTCCGCGCCGCCGGCCTCCGCCACCAGCCGGTCCTGAACGGCCGTGTCACCGGCGCGCTCGCCGAAGAGGTCGCCGCCTTCCTGCGACTGATCCGCGACGGTGGCGAACCGATCGTCGGCCTCGACGACGCCGAGCGCGCCGTGCGCCTCACCGTCGCCGCCGAGGCGTCGCTCGCGAGCGGCCTGCCGGTCCGGCTGGACGGCTGA
- the allB gene encoding allantoinase AllB: MQVPVRSAELQLQPVDMVLSGGRIVNEDGVIEASIAVDRGHIVAIGEDRLMPPARERISLAGLHVLPGAIDVHVHFREPGMPRKEDWATGSAAAAVGGVTTVFDMPNTVPPTDSLESFQLKLGAAKSKSVVDFGLYGLLGEHNLGNLEELAKAGAIGFKLFLGNTTGDLPCPSDGAVLEGFEILAELGLRCSIHAENSPILFWRQNKLKAAGRNDVLAHLAARTDVVAVEALNRACTFAEWTGARIHIVHESSARSLPFIHFWKERGVDLTVETLPQYLYLSAEMMLELGGEVLRMNPPIREAAQQAPLWAALADGTIDMIATDHAPHAIDEKYGSNIWDLACGFPGVETLVPLMLTAVADRRLSLERVATITSAAPARAFGLYGRKGVIRVGADADLAVVDLNKQATLSAKALHSRGKVSAYEGREVKGVPIMTFVRGRMVAKDGEIVAEKGWGQLVRPNMASPAPRNLNTTMKAILDPDQRPWG; encoded by the coding sequence ATGCAAGTTCCCGTGCGCTCCGCCGAGTTGCAACTCCAGCCTGTCGACATGGTGCTGTCTGGCGGCCGAATCGTCAACGAAGACGGTGTGATCGAAGCCTCCATCGCGGTGGATCGTGGCCATATCGTCGCGATCGGCGAAGACCGGCTGATGCCACCGGCTCGAGAGCGGATCTCGCTGGCCGGGCTGCATGTCCTGCCGGGTGCGATCGACGTCCATGTCCATTTCCGCGAGCCCGGCATGCCGCGGAAGGAAGACTGGGCGACGGGAAGCGCCGCGGCGGCCGTGGGCGGCGTCACGACCGTCTTCGACATGCCCAACACCGTGCCGCCGACCGATAGCCTTGAGAGTTTCCAGCTGAAGCTCGGCGCGGCGAAATCGAAATCGGTTGTCGATTTCGGCCTCTACGGCCTTTTGGGCGAGCACAATCTGGGCAATTTGGAAGAGCTCGCGAAAGCCGGCGCCATCGGCTTCAAGCTCTTTCTCGGCAATACGACCGGCGATCTGCCATGTCCTTCCGACGGCGCGGTGCTGGAAGGCTTCGAGATCCTCGCCGAACTTGGGCTGCGCTGCTCGATCCATGCCGAGAACTCGCCGATCCTGTTCTGGCGGCAGAACAAGCTGAAGGCGGCCGGGCGCAATGACGTGCTGGCGCATCTGGCGGCCCGCACTGACGTGGTTGCGGTCGAGGCCCTCAACCGCGCCTGCACCTTCGCCGAATGGACCGGCGCGCGCATCCATATCGTGCATGAGAGCTCGGCCCGCTCGCTGCCCTTCATCCATTTCTGGAAGGAGCGGGGCGTCGACCTTACCGTCGAGACGCTGCCGCAATATCTCTATCTCTCGGCCGAAATGATGCTGGAGCTCGGCGGCGAGGTTCTGCGTATGAACCCGCCGATCCGCGAGGCGGCGCAGCAGGCGCCACTCTGGGCAGCGCTTGCCGACGGCACGATCGACATGATCGCGACCGACCACGCGCCGCATGCGATCGACGAGAAATACGGTTCCAACATCTGGGATCTCGCCTGCGGCTTCCCCGGCGTCGAGACGCTGGTGCCCTTGATGCTGACCGCAGTTGCGGATCGCCGGCTGTCGCTGGAGCGCGTCGCGACGATCACATCCGCCGCGCCGGCCCGCGCCTTCGGGCTCTATGGCCGCAAGGGCGTGATCCGCGTCGGCGCCGATGCCGATCTTGCCGTGGTCGATCTGAACAAGCAGGCGACGCTTTCCGCCAAAGCGCTGCATTCGCGCGGCAAGGTTTCAGCCTATGAGGGCAGGGAAGTGAAGGGCGTTCCCATCATGACCTTCGTGCGCGGCCGCATGGTGGCGAAGGACGGCGAGATCGTCGCAGAGAAGGGCTGGGGCCAGCTTGTGCGGCCGAACATGGCATCGCCGGCGCCGCGCAACCTCAACACGACGATGAAGGCGATCCTCGATCCCGACCAGCGGCCATGGGGCTGA
- a CDS encoding FCD domain-containing protein, with amino-acid sequence MGEAIPAREAEEAVSADAFRLLRADIISGALQAGSRLRFIELQARYGIGTSPLREALSRLAADRLVLQEINRGFRVPPISLADFEDIARLRIELESQAIEAAVRAGDEAWEEGIVLAHHRLRRLGRQEAAPEEDAVPEEWELRHRAFHNALIAACGSPWTLHFCAVLHDQFDRYRRLAGRDPVAQVHLAQQHEELLDAAIVRDAARAGRVLADHIDGTRRAVVERLKRIE; translated from the coding sequence ATGGGGGAAGCGATTCCGGCACGCGAGGCCGAGGAAGCCGTATCGGCCGACGCATTCCGCCTGCTCCGGGCGGATATCATCTCGGGCGCGCTGCAGGCCGGCTCGCGGCTGCGCTTCATCGAGCTTCAGGCGCGCTACGGCATCGGGACCAGCCCGCTGCGCGAGGCGCTCTCGCGGCTCGCCGCCGACCGGCTGGTGTTGCAGGAGATCAATCGGGGCTTTCGCGTCCCGCCGATCTCGCTGGCGGATTTCGAGGACATTGCCAGGCTGCGGATCGAACTGGAAAGCCAGGCCATCGAGGCGGCGGTGCGCGCCGGAGACGAGGCCTGGGAGGAGGGAATCGTCCTCGCCCATCATCGCCTGCGCCGGCTCGGGCGCCAGGAAGCCGCGCCAGAAGAGGACGCCGTGCCGGAGGAATGGGAGCTTCGCCACCGCGCCTTCCACAATGCGCTGATCGCCGCCTGCGGCTCGCCCTGGACGCTGCATTTCTGCGCCGTGCTGCATGACCAGTTCGACCGATACCGCCGCCTCGCCGGCCGCGATCCGGTCGCGCAGGTTCATCTCGCCCAGCAGCATGAGGAGCTGCTCGACGCGGCGATCGTCCGCGATGCAGCCCGCGCTGGCCGGGTTCTAGCCGATCATATCGACGGGACGCGGCGGGCCGTCGTCGAGCGGTTGAAGCGGATTGAATAG
- a CDS encoding pyroglutamyl-peptidase I family protein, protein MSGPIGLVTGSKPFAGLPTNPAEIVLPFIDGMVVDGITIVAKATPVSRNGLPSHLPALVEQYRPAFVLALGLALGAPTVRAETIAVNACHFAVPDNEGVRPLGGEPIHADGPAARIATWDAEAIVEAILAEDIPAKTSFHAGTHLCNLTLYTYLGALDAIGLKGPCGFLHLPYLPEQVVWMMRHRGKEPGSAHSGTLELPSMGLETQIRAVKATLHALTRQAHAAGTANPSPPLKTEEALP, encoded by the coding sequence ATGAGCGGCCCCATCGGCCTCGTCACCGGTTCAAAGCCCTTTGCCGGCCTGCCGACCAATCCGGCCGAGATCGTGCTGCCCTTCATCGACGGCATGGTCGTGGACGGCATCACTATCGTGGCGAAGGCGACGCCGGTGAGCCGCAACGGCTTGCCCTCGCATCTGCCGGCGCTGGTCGAGCAATATCGGCCGGCCTTCGTGCTGGCGCTGGGCCTGGCGCTTGGCGCGCCGACGGTCCGGGCCGAGACGATCGCGGTCAATGCCTGCCATTTCGCCGTCCCTGACAATGAGGGCGTGCGGCCGCTCGGCGGCGAGCCGATCCACGCCGACGGGCCGGCGGCGCGCATCGCCACCTGGGATGCGGAGGCGATCGTCGAGGCGATCCTTGCCGAGGACATTCCGGCGAAGACTTCATTTCATGCCGGCACGCATCTCTGCAATCTGACGCTCTACACCTATCTCGGCGCGCTGGACGCGATCGGTCTCAAGGGCCCCTGCGGCTTCCTTCACCTGCCCTATTTGCCCGAGCAGGTGGTGTGGATGATGCGCCATCGCGGCAAGGAGCCGGGCAGCGCCCATAGCGGCACGCTCGAACTTCCCTCCATGGGCCTTGAGACGCAGATCCGCGCCGTCAAGGCGACGCTGCATGCCCTGACGCGGCAGGCTCATGCCGCCGGCACCGCCAATCCTTCACCACCTCTCAAGACGGAGGAAGCCCTTCCATGA
- a CDS encoding isopenicillin N synthase family dioxygenase — MTLAELPKAYEKAKTVDVADIPVIDFAPYLHGTEAEKAAVAAKIGKACEEVGFFYLAGHGVPQELIDATFGVSKDFYAQPFDGRMKSAATLEHWRGYVPSKLEAEGGTVGGAIETYRFMLDLAKDDPDVLAGKPLHLPNRWPEGVTDFKPTVEAYFDAVMNLSKQLRGAFALALDLPEDYFEPYYRKPVVQLSLLHYRPPVSLDEKDIEIGAGEHRDTGAFTLLMQDETGGLEVERKDGEWIGAPPVKGTYVINIGNVMMKWTNGRFVSTPHRVVNRALKPRYSIPFFANPDYDVTIAPIAEILKEGETPQYEAFENGPYMRDFYEMGMAYLRKPGAKSGY, encoded by the coding sequence ATGACCCTCGCCGAACTGCCCAAGGCCTATGAAAAGGCCAAGACCGTCGACGTTGCCGACATTCCGGTCATTGATTTCGCCCCCTATCTCCACGGCACGGAGGCCGAGAAGGCCGCCGTGGCCGCGAAGATCGGCAAGGCCTGCGAGGAGGTTGGCTTCTTCTATCTCGCGGGTCACGGTGTGCCGCAGGAGCTGATCGACGCCACTTTCGGCGTCTCCAAGGACTTCTACGCCCAGCCCTTCGACGGGCGCATGAAATCGGCCGCGACGCTGGAGCATTGGCGCGGCTATGTGCCGTCCAAGCTTGAGGCCGAGGGCGGCACGGTCGGCGGCGCGATCGAGACCTATCGCTTCATGCTCGACCTGGCCAAGGACGATCCCGATGTCCTCGCCGGCAAGCCGCTGCATTTGCCAAACCGCTGGCCGGAGGGCGTGACGGACTTCAAGCCGACGGTGGAGGCCTATTTCGACGCGGTGATGAACCTCTCGAAGCAGCTCCGTGGCGCCTTCGCCCTCGCGCTCGATCTGCCGGAGGATTATTTCGAGCCCTATTACCGGAAGCCGGTCGTGCAGCTATCGCTGCTGCACTACCGTCCGCCGGTGTCGCTCGACGAGAAGGATATCGAGATCGGCGCCGGCGAGCATCGCGATACCGGCGCCTTCACGCTGCTGATGCAGGACGAGACGGGCGGCCTCGAAGTCGAGCGCAAGGACGGCGAATGGATCGGCGCGCCGCCGGTCAAGGGCACCTATGTCATCAATATCGGCAATGTCATGATGAAATGGACCAATGGCCGCTTCGTCTCGACGCCGCACCGGGTCGTGAACCGCGCCCTGAAGCCGCGCTATTCGATCCCGTTTTTCGCCAATCCGGATTATGACGTGACGATCGCGCCGATCGCCGAGATCCTGAAGGAAGGCGAAACGCCGCAATATGAGGCGTTCGAGAACGGCCCCTATATGCGCGACTTCTACGAGATGGGCATGGCGTATTTGAGGAAGCCGGGAGCCAAATCCGGGTATTGA